In Silene latifolia isolate original U9 population chromosome X, ASM4854445v1, whole genome shotgun sequence, the following proteins share a genomic window:
- the LOC141617779 gene encoding uncharacterized protein LOC141617779 → MDASAVSTTISRHRPTKYLGVGEPFLFSDWVREIENVFEVVRCPEELKVDQASFYLGELVGRWWYKEREAMKNFYEERGEAAIPWANFKMMIRNEFIPEHVRCKLRAEFDRFVMTDAMTVQDYYIRFCELTTYAENLHLSQSHLSQV, encoded by the coding sequence ATGGATGCCTCGGCCGTAAGCACCACCATCTCACGCCACCGCCCCACCAAGTACCTTGGGGTGGGGGAGCCATTCCTTTTTAGCGATTGGGTAAGAGAGATAGAGAATGTGTTCGAGGTGGTGAGGTGTCCGGAAGAGCTTAAGGTGGATCAAGCCTCCTTCTACTTGGGAGAACTTGTGGGACGTTGGTGGTACAAGGAACGGGAAGCTATGAAGAACTTCTATGAAGAGAGGGGCGAAGCCGCCATCCCTTGGGCCAATTTCAAGATGATGATAAGGAATGAGTTCATCCCCGAGCACGTGAGGTGCAAGCTTCGAGCGGAATTCGACCGGTTCGTTATGACCGATGCTATGACCGTGCAAGACTACTACATCCGCTTTTGTGAGCTCACTACTTATGCGGAGAACCTACACCTTAGCCAATCTCATTTATCTCAAGTTTGA